One part of the Gossypium raimondii isolate GPD5lz chromosome 1, ASM2569854v1, whole genome shotgun sequence genome encodes these proteins:
- the LOC105785834 gene encoding uncharacterized protein LOC105785834, producing MSGSLHRFATITRLSQKQPFADLADPTNRIHPFLRNRTKIQAREYVRLPNVVRKVREYEISPALFSSFSSSFSSSTASFGKMGFVGWYLGIVKSWPVLTKSVTSSAIYVAVDLSSQVECEVVLGGNDARTMPKKRGIGLLCI from the exons ATGAGCGGTTCTTTGCATAGGTTCGCTACCATCACCCGCCTGTCACAAAAGCAACCATTCGCCGACTTGGCTGACCCGACCAACAGAATCCACCCGTTTCTAAGGAACCGAACCAAGATCCAAGCCAGGGAGTATGTTCGGCTCCCAAATGTTGTACGAAAAGTAAGAGAATATGAGATCTCCCCCGCCCTTTTCAGTTcgttttcttcttccttttcgtCTTCAACGGCATCGTTTGGGAAGATGGGCTTCGTTGGGTGGTATTTAGGAATTGTGAAGTCGTGGCCCGTTTTAACCAAGAGCGTTACTTCATCAGCTATTTATGTAGCTGTTGATTTGTCTTCTCAG GTTGAATGTGAGGTTGTGCTTGGGGGAAACGATGCTAGGACTATGCCCAAGAAGCGGGGTATCGGATTACTATGCATATAG
- the LOC105785833 gene encoding protein JINGUBANG — translation MKVGSCLPTCLTSDDSAVPFPRSPSHSDNRGSSTSSSNSSSDTSYGVLHTNPSLQTLPSVPSLQYLFPETLGFSVSHVTFTSINPRPEHPITCIAVQGNFLYAASINEVNVYDRQTSTLLDVFNSQRSSSGSVKSITFCDGKIFTAHQDCKIRVWQMTMAKKHKFLTALPTVNDRLRRFILPKNYVNERRHVKRLWIEHADAVTGLAVNKCLIYSVSWDKTLKIWRASDMRCLQSIKAHDDAINAVTVSGDATVYTGSADRRIRVWAKRTGEKQYSLMATLEKHKSAVNALALNADGSVLFSGACDRSILVWEREDSSNYMAVTGAMRGHGKAILCLTSVSDLLMSGSTDQTVRIWQRGVEGKYWCLAVLEGHLKPVKSLTAVKDEEESDVIWISSGSLDGEIRTCKVWLSKPSSPLSSTTDILKWTL, via the coding sequence ATGAAGGTTGGATCATGTCTACCCACATGCTTGACGAGCGATGACTCTGCCGTTCCATTCCCCAGAAGCCCCTCCCACTCCGACAATCGCGGGAGCTCCACCTCATCTTCTAACTCTTCAAGCGACACCAGCTACGGCGTCCTCCACACCAACCCCTCCCTCCAGACTCTGCCATCTGTCCCTTCCTTGCAATATCTTTTCCCGGAGACCCTAGGCTTTTCCGTTTCTCATGTCACCTTTACTTCTATTAATCCCCGACCGGAGCACCCCATCACCTGCATTGCGGTTCAGGGTAACTTCTTGTACGCTGCTTCTATCAACGAAGTCAACGTCTACGATCGCCAAACCTCTACTCTTCTTGATGTATTCAACAGCCAGCGTTCATCCTCTGGTTCTGTCAAGTCCATCACTTTTTGTGATGGAAAAATCTTCACTGCTCATCAGGACTGTAAGATCCGCGTTTGGCAGATGACCATGGCTAAGAAGCACAAGTTCTTAACAGCTTTACCTACCGTTAACGACCGTTTACGTCGTTTCATTCTCCCCAAGAACTATGTCAACGAACGCCGTCATGTCAAACGGTTGTGGATCGAACATGCCGACGCCGTTACAGGACTTGCCGTTAATAAATGTCTGATCTACTCTGTTTCTTGGGATAAAACGTTGAAGATATGGCGCGCTTCTGATATGCGCTGTTTGCAGTCTATTAAAGCACACGACGATGCCATTAACGCTGTCACCGTCTCCGGTGACGCCACCGTTTATACAGGGTCCGCTGACAGGCGGATCAGAGTGTGGGCAAAAAGGACAGGTGAGAAGCAGTACTCATTAATGGCGACCTTAGAGAAGCATAAATCAGCGGTTAACGCACTGGCTTTGAACGCCGACGGATCGGTGCTGTTTTCGGGAGCATGTGACCGTTCGATACTGGTTTGGGAGAGGGAGGATAGCAGCAATTACATGGCGGTGACGGGAGCGATGAGAGGACATGGGAAGGCGATATTGTGCTTAACCAGCGTCTCCGATTTGCTTATGAGTGGATCCACTGATCAGACGGTTAGGATATGGCAGCGTGGAGTGGAAGGGAAATATTGGTGCTTGGCAGTGTTAGAAGGTCACCTGAAGCCAGTGAAGTCATTGACAGCGGTAAAGGATGAGGAAGAGAGTGATGTGATTTGGATTAGTAGCGGAAGCCTTGACGGGGAGATTAGAACGTGTAAGGTGTGGCTTTCCAAACCCAGTAGCCCGTTGTCATCCACGACGGATATCCTAAAATGGACTTTGtga
- the LOC105785832 gene encoding putative multidrug resistance protein, whose product MANKGGGLFRYADGVDKVLLFLGTLGSIGDGMMSSVNMYILSGALNDYGSSHQSFSNQIVDKYALRLLYSAIGVGISAFIEGVCWTRSAERQASRMRIEYLKSVLRQQVGFFEDLTDSSSTFQVISTVTSDAHSIQDTIADKIPNCLAHLTSFILSLVVAFKLSWRLTLAALPFALMFITPGLGFGKALMSIGAEMKAAYGNAGGIAEQAISSIRTVYSYVAERETLENFSNALQKSMELGMKQGFTKGLLIGSMGIIYAAWAFQAWVGGVLVTEKGENGGDVFIAGICIILGGLSVMSALPNLSFISEARHSASKIFEMIDRNPNIHSENGKEKLLSHVRGEVEFKEVDFSYPSRPETLVLHGFNLKVQAGKMVGLVGGSGSGKSTAISLLERFYDPVNGDILLDGHNIKKLQLKWLRSQMGLVNQEPILFATSIKENILFGKEDASMELVIKAAKAASAHDFIVKLPNGYETQVGQLGLQLSGGQKQRVAIARALIRDPKILLLDEATSALDAQSEKIVQEALDHASHGRTTIIVAHRLSTIRKVDLIAVVQSGRVIESGSHDELIQMNNGAGGAYKKMVQLQQTATQNEESNGLFHLTEARHNLMNRTPGTPVSVRSSYQSSPAYPLSPAYAFSPVISYTIASSVEMHLNENRNDKNINKSSLSGWRLLQMNAPEWKRTLMGCFGAVSSGAIQPIYAYCMGTVASVYFLKDSSKLKSEIRLYSLIFLGLAVASFFANLLQHYNFAIMGERLVKRVREKTLAKVLTFEIGWFDEDENSSAAICARLSTEASTFRSFIADRMSLLVQVFFSASLAFLFSLIVTWRIAIVMIAFQPLLIGSFYSRSVLMRSMSEKAQKAQNEGSQLASEAIVNHRTITAFSSQKKILNLFVETMRGPRQQSIKQGYISGFGLFSSQFLTTASISLTFWYGGRLITQGLVTPKHLFQAFFILMSTGKNIADTGSMTSDLAKGGGAIKRIFAILDRRSEIEPHEDGKGIEVEESNKGEIELKGVFFAYPARPNQMIFRGLCLKIKAGKTLALVGQSGSGKSTIIGLIERFYDPQSGSIFIDGYDIKSYNLRNLRSHIALVSQEPTLFAGTIRQNIAYGKVEAKEAEIRKAAILANAHEFISSMKDGYETYCGERGIKLSGGQKQRIALARAILKNPMILLLDEATSALDSESESLVQKALEKMMVRRTSVVVAHRLSTIEKADSIAVIKNGKVVEQGSHSSLLGIGRAGAYYSLINLQTGHSPYR is encoded by the exons ATGGCCAACAAAGGTGGTGGGCTGTTCCGGTATGCTGATGGGGTAGACAAAGTGCTGTTGTTTTTGGGAACTTTGGGTAGCATTGGAGATGGAATGATGTCCTCTGTTAACATGTACATACTCAGCGGTGCACTGAACGATTATGGATCCTCTCATCAGTCTTTCTCTAATCAAATAGTCGACAAG TATGCACTTAGGCTACTTTATTCTGCAATTGGAGTGGGAATATCTGCTTTCATCG AGGGAGTTTGTTGGACAAGAAGTGCAGAGAGGCAGGCATCTCGCATGAGAATTGAATACTTAAAATCAGTTCTCAGGCAACAAGTTGGTTTCTTCGAGGATCTAACGGATTCTTCCTCAACATTCCAGGTCATCTCTACTGTCACTTCCGATGCTCATTCGATCCAAGATACCATTGCCGACAAG ATACCAAACTGCCTGGCCCACCTCACATCATTCATCTTAAGCCTTGTGGTAGCCTTCAAACTTTCATGGCGACTAACATTGGCTGCTTTACCATTCGCACTGATGTTCATTACCCCGGGACTCGGATTTGGTAAGGCACTGATGAGTATAGGAGCAGAGATGAAGGCTGCTTACGGTAATGCAGGTGGGATTGCGGAGCAAGCAATCTCCTCGATTCGAACAGTTTATTCGTATGTTGCTGAGCGCGAAACGCTGGAAAACTTCAGCAATGCTCTTCAGAAAAGTATGGAGCTAGGGATGAAGCAGGGTTTTACTAAAGGATTGCTGATCGGAAGTATGGGAATCATTTATGCAGCATGGGCTTTTCAAGCTTGGGTTGGTGGTGTTCTTGTGACTGAAAAAGGAGAAAACGGCGGTGATGTTTTCATCGCCGGGATCTGTATCATCTTGGGAGGATT GTCTGTTATGAGTGCACTTCCAAATCTATCATTCATTTCAGAGGCAAGACATTCTGCCTCGAAGATTTTCGAGATGATCGATCGAAATCCGAATATACACTCAGAAAACGGAAAGGAAAAACTCCTATCACACGTGAGAGGAGAAGTTGAATTTAAAGAAGTAGATTTCAGTTATCCATCAAGGCCAGAAACCCTTGTTCTGCATGGATTCAATCTTAAAGTGCAAGCAGGAAAGATGGTAGGCCTCGTTGGAGGGAGTGGTTCAGGCAAGTCCACAGCCATTTCTTTGCTTGAAAGATTTTATGACCCTGTCAATGGAGATATTCTTCTGGATGGACACAACATAAAGAAGCTTCAGCTTAAATGGTTGAGATCCCAAATGGGACTGGTTAATCAAGAACCAATTCTCTTTGCAAcatccataaaagaaaacattctcTTTGGCAAGGAAGATGCGTCAATGGAGCTTGTCATTAAGGCAGCAAAGGCCGCGAGTGCACATGATTTCATTGTGAAGTTGCCCAATGGATATGAAACTCAA GTAGGACAATTGGGGCTTCAGTTATCAGGAGGGCAGAAGCAACGGGTCGCCATCGCAAGGGCTTTGATCCGTGACCCCAAGATCCTTCTTCTTGATGAAGCAACGAGCGCATTGGATGCACAATCTGAAAAGATAGTGCAAGAAGCCTTGGATCATGCCTCACATGGAAGAACTACCATTATTGTTGCACATCGCCTTTCCACAATCCGTAAAGTGGATTTGATAGCGGTTGTTCAATCAGGAAGAGTTATCGAATCCGGTTCTCACGATGAACTTATCCAAATGAACAATGGAGCAGGAGGGGCCTATAAGAAAATGGTCCAGTTGCAGCAAACAGCAACACAAAATGAAGAATCTAATGGTCTGTTTCATCTAACAGAAGCTAGACACAACCTTATGAATCGAACTCCGGGGACTCCAGTAAGTGTGAGATCTAGCTATCAAAGCAGCCCTGCATATCCTCTTAGCCCAGCATATGCTTTCAGTCCAGTAATTTCCTACACTATTGCGAGCTCGGTCGAAATGCATCTGAACGAAAACCGAAATGACAAGAACATAAACAAGTCTTCACTCTCAGGGTGGCGTTTGCTTCAGATGAATGCACCTGAGTGGAAGAGAACCTTAATGGGGTGTTTTGGAGCCGTTAGCAGCGGAGCAATTCAACCAATCTATGCCTATTGCATGGGAACAGTTGCCTCCGTCTACTTTCTCAAAGATAGTTCCAAGCTGAAATCAGAAATCAGATTGTACAGCTTGATTTTCTTGGGACTAGCAGTTGCAAGTTTCTTTGCTAATCTCCTGCAACATTACAATTTTGCAATCATGGGGGAACGGTTAGTGAAAAGGGTTCGAGAAAAAACACTTGCAAAAGTGCTGACCTTCGAGATTGGGTGGTTTGATGAAGATGAAAACTCAAGTGCCGCCATTTGTGCACGGTTATCTACTGAAGCCAGCACATTTCGGTCATTCATTGCAGATCGTATGTCATTGCTGGTTCAGGTTTTCTTCAGTGCTTCCTTAGCCtttctgttttctttgattGTTACATGGAGGATTGCCATTGTTATGATTGCCTTTCAGCCATTACTCATTGGGAGCTTCTACTCCAGAAGTGTTCTAATGAGAAGTATGTCTGAGAAAGCCCAAAAAGCACAAAATGAAGGAAGCCAGTTAGCAAGTGAAGCCATTGTTAACCATAGAACTATTACTGCCTTTTCTTCTCAGAAAAAGATATTAAATCTCTTTGTAGAAACAATGAGAGGGCCCCGACAACAAAGCATCAAACAAGGCTACATTTCTGGGTTTGGTCTGTTTAGCTCTCAATTCCTCACAACAGCCTCCATATCACTAACATTCTGGTATGGGGGAAGACTGATAACTCAAGGATTGGTGACCCCAAAGCATCTCTTCCAAGCATTCTTCATATTGATGAGCACAGGTAAAAACATTGCTGACACAGGAAGTATGACTTCGGATTTGGCTAAAGGTGGCGGTGCcataaaaagaatatttgcaATTCTGGACCGGAGGAGTGAGATTGAACCTCATGAAGATGGTAAAGGGATTGAAGTGGAGGAAAGTAATAAGGGGGAGATTGAATTGAAGGGTGTATTCTTTGCTTACCCTGCAAGGCCTAACCAGATGATCTTCAGAGGCCTGTGCCTCAAAATTAAAGCAGGCAAAACGCTGGCACTTGTGGGGCAAAGTGGATCCGGGAAATCCACCATTATTGGGTTGATTGAAAGGTTTTATGACCCACAAAGTGGATCCATATTCATAGATGGTTACGATATCAAGAGCTACAACTTGAGGAATTTGAGGTCACATATTGCATTAGTGAGTCAAGAGCCCACTCTTTTTGCAGGCACCATCCGACAGAACATTGCCTATGGAAAAGTGGAAGCCAAAGAAGCTGAAATCAGGAAAGCTGCCATCCTAGCCAATGCTCATGAATTTATAAG TTCCATGAAAGATGGATACGAGACTTATTGTGGTGAAAGAGGAATAAAGCTATCGGGAGGGCAGAAGCAAAGGATAGCATTGGCTCGAGCCATACTAAAGAACCCAATGATCCTGCTCTTAGACGAGGCAACCAGTGCACTTGATAGTGAGTCAGAGAGTCTAGTCCAAAAAGCATTAGAGAAGATGATGGTTCGAAGAACAAGTGTAGTTGTGGCTCATCGATTGTCAACCATAGAAAAGGCAGATTCAATAGCTGTGATAAAGAATGGGAAAGTGGTTGAACAGGGATCCCATTCCAGTCTGCTAGGTATTGGTCGGGCAGGGGCTTACTACTCTCTAATCAACCTTCAAACTGGTCACTCTCCCTACCGATGA